A single region of the Streptococcus sanguinis genome encodes:
- a CDS encoding S-ribosylhomocysteine lyase has protein sequence MSKEVIVESFELDHTIVKAPYVRLIGEETGPKGDIISNFDIRLVQPNEDSIPTAGLHTIEHLLAMLIRKRIDGMIDCSPFGCRTGFHMIMWGQHSSSQIAQVIKSCLEEIAESTSWEDVPGTTIESCGNYKDHSLFSAKEWAKLILSQGISDDAFERHVI, from the coding sequence ATGTCTAAAGAAGTTATCGTCGAAAGCTTTGAGCTGGATCACACCATTGTCAAAGCGCCTTATGTCCGCCTTATCGGAGAAGAAACTGGCCCTAAAGGCGACATCATTTCCAATTTTGATATCCGTCTGGTTCAGCCGAATGAAGATTCAATCCCGACAGCCGGTCTGCATACTATCGAGCATTTGCTGGCCATGCTGATTCGCAAGCGCATTGATGGTATGATTGATTGCTCACCTTTTGGCTGTCGCACTGGTTTTCACATGATTATGTGGGGCCAACACAGCTCCAGCCAGATTGCTCAGGTCATCAAATCCTGTCTGGAAGAAATCGCTGAGTCAACTAGCTGGGAAGATGTCCCTGGAACAACCATTGAATCCTGCGGAAACTACAAGGATCACAGCCTCTTCTCAGCCAAAGAATGGGCTAAACTTATTCTCAGCCAAGGAATCTCAGATGATGCCTTTGAACGCCATGTGATTTAA
- a CDS encoding cell division site-positioning protein MapZ family protein: MTKEENYSPEEEKKESVLDFEEAKEMTVGQATRKKEELEAGVNESDNVLDKYIKQHRQEIEAGKFETQKIRKLQEQEAAQTEQASSDLTDFIKERRQEVESEQEIPTAQLTGTERASEPEAAPNPLGSRSQRSEQADAVPAAPVQKTSYGPIPEPLDEKELQVPKTPFYKKKAFLYPVLGLLGIAVAGTGLYFALGHNWGHKTVTSSNSSTSQSSKKSSSSSSSDNIAKDLKSFNDEYAAFFTDSNQTAVKNSKFGDLEKLKALLEKLKGSKDYDAAKSKYDSLVKQISAIQSVNSQFDGGAITDGVLNKDAKANTNATFSDVSSGNAKLDEVLKAAIAQGRSQQVPTPAPATDQGGTGAGTSGGSSASASGSGASSSHSGYGLPSNGVNLQRDLSRVPYNQAAIDDVNNPAWTFNPGVLEKILQTSRERGYISGDNYILERVNIIKGNGYYNLFKPDGTYLFSINCKTGYFVGNGPGHADSLDF; the protein is encoded by the coding sequence GTGACGAAAGAAGAAAACTACTCACCGGAAGAAGAAAAGAAAGAGTCGGTCCTTGATTTTGAAGAGGCCAAGGAAATGACAGTCGGACAAGCCACTCGTAAAAAAGAGGAGCTGGAAGCCGGTGTGAATGAAAGTGACAATGTGCTAGATAAGTATATCAAGCAGCACCGTCAGGAAATCGAAGCTGGAAAATTTGAAACCCAGAAAATCAGAAAGCTGCAGGAGCAGGAAGCAGCTCAAACTGAGCAAGCCTCTTCTGATTTGACCGACTTCATCAAAGAAAGACGGCAAGAGGTTGAAAGTGAACAGGAGATTCCAACAGCTCAGTTGACAGGCACTGAGAGAGCAAGTGAGCCAGAAGCAGCTCCAAACCCCTTAGGTTCTCGCAGTCAACGCTCAGAGCAAGCTGATGCGGTTCCTGCCGCTCCCGTTCAAAAGACATCTTACGGTCCTATTCCAGAACCGCTTGATGAGAAGGAATTACAGGTTCCTAAGACGCCTTTCTACAAGAAAAAAGCTTTCCTTTATCCAGTCTTAGGACTTTTAGGGATTGCTGTAGCGGGCACAGGGCTTTACTTTGCTCTGGGGCATAATTGGGGCCACAAGACCGTTACAAGCTCCAACTCTTCAACATCGCAGTCCAGCAAAAAGAGCTCGTCTTCCTCTAGCTCTGATAATATTGCCAAGGATTTGAAGTCCTTTAATGATGAGTATGCTGCATTTTTCACAGATAGCAATCAAACAGCTGTCAAAAACAGTAAATTTGGTGACTTGGAAAAATTAAAAGCATTACTTGAAAAGCTAAAAGGCAGCAAAGACTATGATGCCGCTAAGAGCAAGTATGATTCCTTGGTCAAGCAGATTTCGGCTATCCAAAGTGTCAATTCGCAGTTTGACGGCGGAGCGATTACTGACGGTGTCTTGAACAAGGATGCCAAGGCGAATACAAATGCGACCTTCTCAGATGTATCAAGTGGCAATGCTAAATTAGATGAAGTTCTAAAGGCAGCAATTGCCCAAGGACGTAGTCAACAAGTACCAACACCAGCTCCTGCTACTGATCAGGGAGGCACTGGTGCGGGTACAAGCGGCGGTTCAAGTGCATCTGCTTCTGGTTCAGGCGCTTCCAGCTCACACTCTGGCTATGGTCTTCCTAGCAATGGAGTAAATCTTCAGAGAGATCTCAGTCGTGTCCCTTATAACCAAGCAGCTATTGATGACGTCAACAATCCAGCTTGGACATTCAATCCTGGTGTTCTGGAGAAGATTTTGCAAACATCTCGTGAGCGCGGCTATATTTCTGGAGACAACTATATTCTGGAACGCGTCAATATTATCAAAGGAAACGGCTACTACAACCTCTTCAAACCAGACGGCACCTACCTCTTCAGTATCAACTGTAAGACGGGATACTTCGTCGGCAATGGACCAGGTCATGCTGACTCACTTGATTTCTAG
- the fmt gene encoding methionyl-tRNA formyltransferase, whose amino-acid sequence MMKIIFMGTPDFSATVLKGLLDSGQYEVLAVVTQPDRAVGRKREIRMTPVKELALEYGLQVYQPEKLAQSSDLEELMNLEADGIVTAAFGQFLPSCLLDSVDFAVNVHASLLPKYRGGAPIHYALINGDEQAGVTIMEMVKEMDAGDMIASRAVQIEETDNVGTLFEKLAIIGRDLLLDVLPAYRAGQIIPQPQDPSQVTFSPNISPEEERIDWSKTNRQIFNQIRGMYPWPVAHTLLQGQRFKVYEADMVAGSGQPGQILSISKKELVVAAGKGALSLKTVQPAGKPKMAIVDFLNGLGRSLSLGDTFGK is encoded by the coding sequence ATGATGAAAATAATATTTATGGGAACACCAGACTTCTCAGCGACTGTCCTAAAAGGGCTGCTGGACAGCGGTCAATATGAAGTGTTAGCAGTGGTAACGCAGCCGGACCGTGCCGTCGGCCGTAAAAGAGAGATTCGCATGACTCCAGTAAAAGAATTGGCCTTGGAATACGGGCTGCAAGTTTATCAACCGGAAAAGCTGGCTCAAAGCTCGGATTTAGAGGAGTTGATGAACTTAGAAGCAGATGGTATTGTCACAGCTGCTTTTGGGCAGTTTTTACCTAGCTGCTTACTGGACAGTGTTGACTTTGCGGTGAATGTTCATGCTTCTTTGCTGCCTAAATACCGAGGTGGTGCGCCCATTCACTATGCTCTGATCAATGGTGATGAGCAAGCGGGTGTTACGATTATGGAAATGGTCAAGGAAATGGATGCTGGAGACATGATAGCCAGCAGAGCGGTGCAGATTGAAGAGACTGACAATGTCGGAACTCTCTTTGAAAAATTGGCGATTATTGGTCGAGATCTGTTATTGGATGTGCTGCCAGCCTATAGGGCAGGGCAGATTATCCCTCAGCCGCAAGATCCTAGTCAGGTCACTTTCTCTCCGAATATCAGCCCAGAAGAAGAGAGGATAGACTGGAGCAAAACAAACCGACAAATTTTCAATCAAATTCGTGGCATGTATCCTTGGCCAGTAGCTCATACCTTGCTGCAGGGACAACGCTTTAAGGTTTATGAAGCAGATATGGTAGCTGGCAGCGGTCAGCCGGGACAGATATTGTCTATTAGTAAAAAAGAACTGGTGGTTGCAGCTGGTAAGGGAGCCCTCTCGCTGAAGACGGTTCAGCCTGCTGGTAAGCCCAAGATGGCTATCGTTGATTTTTTGAATGGACTGGGCCGCAGCCTGTCCCTAGGAGATACTTTTGGAAAGTAA
- the rpoZ gene encoding DNA-directed RNA polymerase subunit omega, with protein MMLKPSIDTLLDKVPSKYSLVILEAKRAHELEAGAPATQEFKSVKSTLRALEEIESGNVVIHPDPEGKREAVRRRAEEERLRKEEEERKIKEQIAKEKEEGEKI; from the coding sequence ATGATGTTAAAACCGTCTATTGACACTTTGCTGGACAAGGTTCCGTCAAAATATTCCTTGGTTATTTTAGAAGCTAAGCGCGCTCATGAGCTTGAAGCTGGAGCTCCCGCTACGCAGGAATTCAAGTCTGTCAAATCCACTCTTCGTGCTTTGGAAGAAATTGAATCCGGCAATGTCGTTATCCATCCAGATCCAGAAGGCAAGCGCGAGGCAGTTCGCCGTCGGGCAGAAGAAGAGCGTCTGCGTAAAGAAGAAGAAGAGCGCAAGATTAAAGAGCAAATCGCTAAAGAAAAAGAAGAAGGTGAGAAGATTTAA
- the rsmB gene encoding 16S rRNA (cytosine(967)-C(5))-methyltransferase RsmB translates to MESKQKTARWQVLEILEEVFEEGAYSNIALNRALNQSLLSQADKGLVTELVYGTVARKITLEWYLSHLIEDRDKLDNWLYILLMLSLYQMLYLDKIPQHAAVHEAVEIAKIRKRGSEKFVNALLRRIEREGVSDFETIKRKNKRYSIQYSLPVWLVKDLIEEFGEERALAIFASLFVRSKASIRVTDMSRKAELRQLLGAEDSLLSPSALVKRQGHFAGHQLFERGAITIQDESSQLVAPTLAIEGEEQILDACSAPGGKTVHMASYLTSGHITALDLYDHKLELVEENAKRLGLADKITTKKLDATKVFETFGPDAFDKILVDAPCSGIGLIRRKPDIKYNKENADFENLQKIQLDILDSVCQSLRKGGIIAYSTCTIMAKENFEVVEKFLASHPNFEQVLLDHERKDIVKDGCILITPELYESDGFFISQFRKISE, encoded by the coding sequence TTGGAAAGTAAGCAAAAAACGGCCCGTTGGCAGGTCTTGGAAATTTTGGAAGAAGTTTTTGAAGAAGGAGCCTATTCCAATATCGCCTTAAACCGGGCTCTGAATCAAAGCTTGCTGAGTCAAGCAGATAAAGGTCTGGTAACAGAGCTGGTTTACGGCACAGTTGCTCGGAAAATCACACTGGAGTGGTATCTATCCCATTTGATTGAGGATAGGGATAAATTGGATAACTGGCTCTACATTCTGCTTATGCTCAGTCTGTACCAGATGCTCTATCTGGATAAAATCCCTCAACATGCAGCTGTTCATGAGGCTGTTGAGATTGCGAAAATCCGTAAGCGTGGCAGTGAGAAATTTGTCAATGCCTTGTTACGTAGGATTGAGCGTGAGGGTGTGTCTGATTTTGAAACAATCAAGCGCAAAAACAAGCGCTACTCGATCCAGTATTCTCTGCCGGTCTGGCTGGTCAAAGATCTGATAGAAGAGTTTGGCGAAGAAAGGGCTCTAGCTATCTTTGCCAGTCTCTTTGTTCGAAGTAAGGCCAGCATTCGCGTGACGGATATGTCGCGCAAGGCAGAGCTTCGCCAGCTTTTAGGGGCTGAGGACTCTCTTTTATCTCCGTCAGCCTTGGTTAAGAGACAAGGACATTTTGCTGGGCATCAGCTCTTTGAAAGAGGAGCGATTACGATTCAGGATGAGTCTAGCCAGCTTGTGGCTCCTACTCTGGCCATAGAAGGAGAGGAGCAGATTTTGGATGCTTGCAGTGCACCGGGGGGCAAGACTGTCCACATGGCTTCCTATCTGACGAGCGGCCACATTACAGCCTTGGACCTCTATGATCATAAGTTAGAACTCGTAGAAGAAAATGCAAAAAGACTGGGCTTGGCAGATAAAATCACCACTAAAAAGCTGGACGCGACCAAAGTGTTTGAGACATTTGGCCCAGATGCTTTCGATAAAATCTTGGTGGACGCTCCTTGCTCAGGTATTGGCTTAATTCGCCGCAAACCAGATATAAAATATAATAAAGAAAATGCAGATTTTGAGAATTTACAAAAAATTCAGCTGGATATACTAGACAGCGTTTGTCAAAGTCTACGTAAAGGTGGTATAATAGCTTATAGTACTTGCACGATTATGGCCAAAGAGAATTTTGAGGTTGTCGAAAAATTTCTGGCCAGTCATCCGAACTTTGAGCAAGTCTTATTAGACCATGAAAGAAAAGATATCGTCAAAGACGGCTG
- the gmk gene encoding guanylate kinase, translating into MMTERGLLIVFSGPSGVGKGTVRREIFESTDNQFQYSVSMTTRPQRPGEVDGVDYFFRTREEFEELIRQGQMLEYAEYVGNYYGTPLTYVNETLDKGIDVFLEIEVQGALQVKKKVPDAVFIFLTPPDLEELKDRLVGRGTDSAEIIAQRIEKAKEEIALMREYDYAIVNDQVPLAADRVKRVIEAEHFRVDRVIGRYQDMLPKNETIIR; encoded by the coding sequence ATGATGACGGAACGAGGCTTACTAATCGTCTTTTCTGGTCCCTCTGGTGTAGGAAAAGGGACTGTTAGACGAGAAATTTTTGAAAGCACTGATAACCAATTCCAGTACTCGGTATCCATGACGACTCGTCCTCAGCGTCCAGGTGAAGTGGATGGAGTTGACTATTTCTTCCGCACTCGCGAGGAGTTTGAAGAGTTGATTCGCCAGGGCCAGATGCTGGAGTATGCAGAGTATGTAGGAAACTACTACGGGACGCCTCTGACTTATGTCAATGAAACGCTGGATAAAGGTATTGATGTCTTCCTAGAGATTGAGGTTCAGGGAGCTTTACAAGTCAAGAAAAAAGTTCCAGATGCCGTCTTTATTTTTTTGACTCCTCCAGACTTAGAAGAACTTAAAGACCGCTTGGTCGGACGTGGGACAGACAGTGCGGAGATTATCGCCCAGCGCATTGAAAAGGCCAAAGAAGAAATTGCCCTCATGCGCGAGTATGATTATGCCATTGTCAATGATCAGGTGCCGCTGGCTGCCGACCGTGTCAAGCGCGTGATTGAAGCAGAGCATTTCCGAGTAGACCGTGTTATCGGCCGTTATCAGGACATGCTTCCAAAAAATGAAACGATTATTCGATAG
- a CDS encoding ribonuclease Y: MDLFPIIMSVFAAIIGLVIGYVSVSAKMKSSKEAAELTLLNAEQEATNLRGQAEREADLIVKEAKRETSSLKKEALLEAKEEARKYREQVDAEFKSERQELKQIESRLTERASTLDRKDDNLSNKEKALEQKEQSLSDKSKHIDAREEQVAELEKQKAAELERVASLSQTEARDIILTQTEDKLSKEIATRIRDAEQDIKERSDKVAKNILVQAMQRIAGDYVAEQTNSTVHLPDDSMKGRIIGREGRNIRTFESLTGIDVIIDDTPEVVTLSGFDPIRREIARMTMEALLKDGRIHPARIEELVEKNRLEIDNRIREYGEAAAYEIGAPNLHPDLMKIMGRLQFRTSYGQNVLRHSIEVAKLSGIIAAELGENANLARRAGFLHDIGKSIDREVEGSHVEIGTELARKYKEHPVVVNTIASHHGDVEAESVIAVIVAAADALSAARPGARSESLESYIKRLQDLEEIANSFKGVKNSFALQAGREIRIMVQPDKIKDDKITILAHDVREKIENNLEYPGNIKVTVIREMRAVDYAK, translated from the coding sequence ATGGACCTATTTCCTATAATTATGTCTGTTTTTGCTGCCATCATTGGTTTAGTGATTGGATATGTAAGTGTCTCGGCTAAGATGAAATCATCTAAAGAAGCTGCGGAGCTTACTCTTTTAAATGCTGAACAAGAAGCAACCAATTTACGCGGACAGGCTGAACGTGAAGCTGATTTGATTGTCAAAGAAGCTAAGCGGGAAACAAGTTCGCTTAAAAAAGAAGCACTTTTGGAGGCAAAGGAAGAAGCCAGAAAATATCGTGAACAAGTTGATGCAGAATTTAAGTCTGAGCGTCAAGAGTTGAAACAAATCGAAAGCCGCTTGACAGAGCGTGCTTCGACCCTTGACCGCAAAGACGATAATTTAAGCAACAAAGAAAAGGCTTTGGAGCAAAAAGAACAAAGTCTCTCAGATAAATCTAAACACATTGATGCGCGTGAAGAACAAGTAGCGGAACTTGAAAAGCAGAAGGCAGCAGAGCTGGAGCGAGTTGCTTCGCTATCGCAGACAGAAGCGCGTGATATTATTTTGACGCAGACCGAAGACAAGCTTTCTAAAGAGATTGCGACTAGGATTCGGGATGCTGAGCAAGATATCAAAGAGCGGTCTGACAAGGTTGCGAAGAATATCTTGGTCCAAGCCATGCAGCGTATTGCCGGTGATTATGTCGCTGAGCAAACCAACTCAACGGTGCATCTGCCAGATGACAGTATGAAGGGCCGGATTATTGGCCGTGAAGGTCGCAATATCCGAACTTTTGAAAGTCTGACTGGTATTGATGTCATCATTGATGACACGCCTGAAGTGGTTACTCTCTCAGGTTTTGATCCGATTCGTCGCGAAATTGCTCGTATGACCATGGAAGCACTTTTGAAAGACGGTCGCATTCACCCAGCCCGCATCGAGGAGTTGGTTGAGAAGAACCGCCTGGAAATTGACAATCGCATTCGTGAGTACGGAGAAGCCGCTGCTTATGAAATCGGAGCTCCTAATCTGCATCCTGATCTGATGAAAATCATGGGTCGCTTGCAGTTCCGCACTTCTTATGGTCAGAACGTCCTTCGGCACTCTATTGAGGTTGCCAAGCTTTCCGGTATCATTGCTGCTGAGCTGGGTGAAAATGCTAATTTAGCTCGCCGTGCTGGATTCCTCCATGATATTGGCAAGTCTATCGACCGTGAGGTTGAGGGGAGCCACGTGGAAATTGGAACAGAACTGGCTCGTAAGTACAAGGAGCATCCAGTCGTTGTTAATACCATTGCCAGCCACCACGGGGATGTGGAAGCAGAAAGTGTCATTGCTGTTATCGTAGCTGCAGCAGACGCTCTTAGTGCCGCTCGGCCAGGTGCCCGCAGTGAATCTCTGGAAAGCTATATCAAGCGTCTCCAAGATTTGGAAGAAATCGCTAATAGTTTCAAGGGTGTCAAGAACAGTTTTGCTTTACAAGCCGGCCGGGAAATCCGGATTATGGTTCAGCCGGACAAGATTAAGGATGACAAGATTACGATTTTGGCTCACGATGTTCGTGAAAAGATCGAAAACAACTTGGAATATCCGGGCAATATCAAGGTAACGGTTATCCGTGAGATGCGTGCCGTTGACTACGCAAAATAA
- a CDS encoding primosomal protein N' gives MKVAKIIVDVPLMQTDKPYSYAIPEEFAGMLEAGMRVHVPFGQGNRLIQGIVVGFDEMGDREELKEIAEVLDFSPVLNQEQLWLADELRKSVFSYKISLLKAMLPSLLNSSYDKLLYQTELLNDEERSAIFGQEDSLRFSDLDKKSQAKLMRLTQTGRIRLEYQATDKKHIKTEKWYQVNHTALQNHDLPRQAKKKQALKEVLLEQQDSQLLADLREKFSRDIINYFIKENLINIEDREISRSAAYFQKERQQQSLTLNDEQAAAVAAITQKIGQSHSQPVLLEGVTGSGKTEVYLQVIAEALAQGKTAIMLVPEISLTPQVTDRFISRFGDQVAILHSGLSDGEKYDEWRKVERGAAQVVVGARSAIFAPLTNIGAIIIDEEHESSYKQDSNPRYHAREVALLRAQYNQAVLVLGSATPSLESRARASRGVYDFQLLSKRANPLAQIPQVEVVDFRDYIGQHEASNFTPVLLKAIQDRLDKGEQTVLMLNRRGYSSFVMCRECGTVDSCPNCDISLTLHMDTKTMNCHYCGFTKNIPHSCPNCASRSIRYYGTGTQKAYDELVQLFPQARILRMDVDTTRKKGSHEAILESFGQGQADILLGTQMIAKGLDFPNVTLVGVLNADTALNLPDFRSSERTFQLLTQVAGRAGRAEKAGQVFIQSYNPHHYAIEFAKQQDYEGFYAYEMGIRRQLGYPPYYFTVGLTLSHKDEETAVRKAYEVMDVLRSGLSEKVQILGPTPKPIARTHNLYHYQILLKYRFEDKLQATLNQVLDWTQNRDNKDLRLTIDNEPQNFM, from the coding sequence GTGAAAGTAGCAAAGATTATTGTGGATGTTCCTCTGATGCAGACGGACAAGCCCTATAGCTATGCTATTCCAGAAGAGTTTGCAGGGATGCTGGAGGCTGGCATGCGGGTCCATGTCCCTTTTGGGCAGGGAAATCGCCTGATTCAGGGGATTGTGGTCGGCTTTGATGAGATGGGAGACCGAGAAGAGCTGAAGGAGATTGCGGAAGTCCTTGATTTCAGTCCCGTGCTGAATCAGGAACAGCTCTGGCTGGCGGACGAGCTGCGCAAGTCAGTCTTTTCCTATAAGATTAGCCTTTTAAAGGCCATGCTGCCTAGTCTTCTCAACTCCAGCTATGATAAACTACTCTATCAGACGGAGCTGCTGAATGATGAGGAACGTTCAGCTATCTTTGGACAGGAGGACAGCCTTCGCTTTTCTGATTTGGACAAGAAAAGCCAGGCCAAGCTGATGCGACTGACCCAGACTGGCCGCATTCGGCTGGAGTATCAGGCGACGGACAAGAAGCATATTAAGACTGAGAAATGGTATCAGGTCAATCATACCGCTCTGCAAAATCATGACCTTCCCCGACAAGCCAAGAAAAAACAAGCATTAAAAGAAGTCTTGTTGGAGCAGCAGGACAGCCAGCTCTTGGCTGATTTACGAGAAAAGTTTTCGCGCGATATTATTAATTACTTTATCAAAGAAAATCTAATTAACATAGAAGATAGAGAAATCAGCCGTTCTGCTGCTTATTTCCAAAAGGAGCGGCAGCAGCAAAGCCTGACCTTAAATGATGAACAAGCTGCAGCGGTTGCGGCAATCACTCAGAAAATTGGTCAGAGTCATTCTCAGCCAGTCCTCTTAGAAGGGGTTACTGGCAGCGGGAAGACCGAAGTTTACCTGCAGGTCATCGCAGAGGCACTGGCCCAGGGCAAGACCGCTATCATGCTGGTTCCGGAGATTTCTCTGACTCCGCAGGTTACAGATCGCTTTATTTCTAGATTTGGGGACCAAGTTGCTATTTTGCATTCTGGTCTGTCTGACGGTGAGAAATATGATGAGTGGCGCAAGGTGGAGCGAGGAGCTGCCCAGGTTGTTGTTGGTGCGCGTTCAGCTATTTTTGCTCCGCTGACAAATATTGGAGCCATTATCATTGATGAAGAGCATGAATCTTCCTACAAGCAGGATTCCAATCCTCGCTATCATGCTAGAGAGGTGGCTCTCTTGCGAGCTCAGTACAATCAAGCTGTCTTAGTGCTGGGTTCGGCGACTCCGAGCTTGGAGAGTCGTGCTCGAGCAAGCCGTGGTGTCTATGATTTTCAGCTGCTCAGCAAGCGCGCAAATCCGCTGGCGCAGATTCCTCAAGTGGAAGTGGTGGATTTTCGGGATTACATCGGGCAGCATGAAGCCAGTAATTTCACCCCGGTTCTGCTAAAGGCTATTCAAGATCGTCTGGATAAGGGAGAGCAGACGGTTCTTATGCTCAACAGGCGGGGGTATTCCAGCTTTGTTATGTGTCGGGAATGCGGGACCGTTGATAGCTGTCCTAACTGTGATATTTCTCTGACCCTGCATATGGACACCAAGACCATGAACTGCCACTACTGTGGTTTTACTAAGAACATCCCTCATAGTTGTCCTAACTGTGCCAGCCGCAGCATCCGCTATTATGGCACTGGGACGCAGAAAGCCTATGATGAGCTGGTTCAGCTCTTTCCACAGGCTCGTATTTTGCGGATGGATGTAGATACGACCCGTAAGAAAGGCAGTCATGAAGCTATTTTAGAAAGCTTTGGTCAGGGGCAGGCAGATATTCTCTTAGGCACTCAGATGATTGCCAAGGGATTGGATTTTCCAAACGTGACGCTAGTTGGTGTACTCAATGCAGACACAGCTCTTAATCTGCCGGACTTTCGCTCTTCAGAGCGAACCTTCCAGCTGCTGACTCAGGTGGCAGGCCGTGCTGGTCGGGCTGAAAAGGCTGGTCAGGTCTTTATCCAGTCCTACAATCCTCATCATTATGCCATTGAGTTTGCCAAGCAGCAGGATTACGAGGGCTTTTATGCTTATGAAATGGGAATCCGCCGGCAGCTAGGCTATCCGCCATATTACTTTACGGTCGGCCTGACTCTGTCGCATAAGGATGAAGAGACAGCAGTGCGAAAAGCCTATGAGGTTATGGATGTTCTGCGGAGCGGTCTGTCAGAAAAAGTGCAAATCTTGGGTCCAACGCCGAAGCCCATAGCTCGTACCCACAATCTCTATCATTATCAGATTTTGCTCAAATATCGCTTTGAAGACAAGCTGCAGGCGACACTAAATCAAGTCTTGGACTGGACACAGAATCGGGACAATAAAGATTTACGTCTGACAATTGATAATGAACCACAAAATTTTATGTAA
- a CDS encoding THUMP domain-containing class I SAM-dependent RNA methyltransferase — protein MKEKFNLIATAAAGLEAVVGREIRELGLDCQVENGRVRFEGDVSTIIQTNLWLRAADRIKIVVGSFPAKTFEELFQGVFALDWENYLPLGAKFPIAKAKCVKSKLHNEPSVQAISKKAVVKKLQKHYARPEGVLLQENGAEFRIEVSILKDVVTVMIDTTGSSLFKRGYRADKGGAPIKENMAAAILLLSNWYPDKPLIDPTCGSGTFCIEAAMIGMKMAPGLHRSFAFEDWNWVDKDLVAQARSTALSQIDQTIQLDISGSDIDGRMVELARKNAEQAGVAEQIHFKQMRLQDLHTDKINGVIISNPPYGERLLDDETVTRLYQEMGETFAPLKTWSKFILTSDEAFESKYGSQADKKRKLYNGTLKVDLYQYFGQRVKRQLD, from the coding sequence ATGAAAGAAAAATTTAATTTAATTGCGACCGCAGCGGCAGGGCTAGAAGCTGTCGTCGGCCGTGAAATCAGAGAGCTGGGACTTGATTGTCAGGTCGAAAATGGCCGGGTTCGCTTCGAGGGTGATGTCAGTACCATTATTCAAACCAATCTCTGGCTGCGCGCGGCCGATCGGATTAAGATTGTAGTTGGCAGTTTTCCAGCTAAGACTTTTGAAGAGCTCTTTCAGGGAGTTTTTGCTCTGGATTGGGAGAATTATCTACCGCTGGGAGCTAAATTTCCTATTGCCAAGGCTAAATGCGTCAAGTCAAAACTTCACAATGAGCCTAGTGTTCAGGCTATTTCTAAAAAGGCAGTTGTCAAGAAGCTGCAGAAGCATTATGCACGTCCGGAAGGGGTGCTCCTGCAGGAAAATGGAGCTGAGTTTAGGATAGAGGTTTCTATCTTAAAAGATGTTGTGACAGTCATGATTGATACGACAGGATCTAGCCTCTTCAAACGTGGCTATCGGGCAGATAAGGGCGGTGCACCAATCAAGGAGAATATGGCAGCAGCTATTTTACTCCTCTCCAATTGGTATCCTGATAAGCCTTTGATAGACCCGACTTGCGGCTCTGGTACTTTTTGTATCGAGGCAGCCATGATTGGGATGAAGATGGCGCCGGGACTCCATCGTTCCTTTGCCTTTGAAGACTGGAATTGGGTGGATAAAGACCTGGTAGCTCAGGCTCGCTCGACTGCACTCAGTCAGATTGATCAGACCATCCAGCTGGATATTTCTGGATCGGATATCGATGGCCGTATGGTAGAACTAGCTCGAAAAAACGCTGAGCAAGCAGGAGTTGCAGAGCAGATTCACTTCAAGCAGATGCGTCTGCAGGATTTGCATACAGATAAGATTAATGGTGTGATTATCTCTAATCCGCCGTATGGGGAGCGCCTCCTAGATGATGAGACTGTGACTCGTCTTTATCAGGAAATGGGAGAAACCTTTGCTCCGCTCAAAACTTGGAGCAAGTTTATCCTGACTAGCGATGAAGCGTTTGAAAGCAAATACGGCAGTCAGGCCGATAAAAAACGCAAACTTTATAATGGAACTTTAAAAGTTGATTTATATCAGTATTTTGGCCAGCGGGTCAAACGTCAGTTAGATTAG